In one window of Bacteroidales bacterium DNA:
- a CDS encoding glycosyltransferase family 2 protein: MNHIFSDIFFFVVNNLIFLLTCFIFSVYVTLSIISAVALRNYLRKNSYVDYNSIILAPLTPSISVIAPAYNEERTIIENIRALLSLYYNNFEVIIVNDGSTDNTFERIIEAYDLERVSYFFDYRIPCERIKGVYKSRNRSFKKLTVIDKTNGGKADALNAGINISKKDLICCIDVDSIMEPDALLKMVKPFMEENEKQVIGTGGVIRIANSCVIEDGQIKEIRLPTEFLPRVQVLEYTRAFLLTRMAWGKLNGLLLISGALGMFNKEIVIKCGGYSTKTVGEDMELVVRMRRYMSEQKRPYQVVYIPDPLVWTEVPSSGKVLSRQRNRWTRGTLETLLTHRKLFMNPKYGVLGMLGYSYWLFFEWLAPILEFMGYLYFIFLLIVSAVNWPFFLILLAFVYTFAVLLSTWAVLFEEKTYHKYKHRRDVLLLIGTAFLEPIIYHPRTVWWAIRGNFDYLRGVRSWGSMEREGFGKDKKKKQKKRVRKAETVHQIKESMKQENPDTLDT; this comes from the coding sequence GTTTCATATTTTCGGTATATGTTACTTTATCTATTATATCGGCCGTTGCACTTCGTAATTATTTAAGGAAAAACAGTTATGTAGATTATAATTCTATTATTCTGGCTCCCTTAACTCCATCTATTTCGGTAATTGCTCCTGCATATAACGAAGAACGCACCATTATTGAAAATATTCGTGCATTACTGTCTTTGTATTACAACAATTTTGAGGTAATTATTGTGAATGATGGAAGTACGGATAATACATTCGAACGGATCATTGAAGCTTATGATCTGGAACGGGTAAGCTATTTTTTCGATTACCGGATCCCATGCGAACGTATAAAAGGTGTTTATAAATCGCGCAACCGCTCTTTTAAAAAATTGACGGTGATCGATAAAACAAATGGAGGAAAGGCTGATGCTTTGAATGCAGGTATCAATATCTCCAAAAAAGATCTGATCTGTTGTATTGACGTTGATTCCATCATGGAGCCGGACGCGCTCTTGAAAATGGTAAAGCCGTTCATGGAAGAAAATGAAAAACAAGTAATTGGTACCGGTGGTGTTATCCGTATTGCCAACTCCTGTGTTATCGAAGACGGACAGATCAAAGAAATACGGCTTCCTACGGAATTTCTTCCCCGGGTACAGGTACTTGAATACACTCGTGCCTTCCTTTTGACGCGTATGGCATGGGGAAAACTGAATGGCCTTCTGCTGATCTCAGGAGCGCTTGGGATGTTCAATAAAGAAATAGTCATCAAATGTGGCGGTTATAGCACCAAAACCGTAGGAGAAGACATGGAACTGGTAGTACGTATGCGTCGTTACATGTCTGAACAGAAACGCCCCTATCAGGTCGTATATATTCCGGATCCATTGGTTTGGACGGAAGTACCATCATCAGGGAAAGTATTGTCCAGACAACGTAACCGGTGGACCCGCGGTACCCTGGAAACCCTACTGACACACCGCAAACTCTTCATGAACCCCAAATACGGAGTATTGGGCATGTTGGGTTATTCTTACTGGTTGTTCTTTGAATGGCTGGCTCCGATTCTGGAATTCATGGGGTATCTCTATTTTATTTTCCTATTGATCGTTAGTGCAGTTAACTGGCCTTTTTTCCTGATTCTCCTGGCCTTCGTATATACTTTTGCAGTATTACTAAGTACCTGGGCTGTATTGTTCGAAGAAAAGACCTATCATAAATACAAGCACCGCCGGGATGTACTCCTACTGATCGGCACAGCGTTCCTAGAACCTATTATTTATCATCCCAGAACAGTTTGGTGGGCAATACGTGGAAATTTCGACTATCTGCGGGGAGTCAGAAGCTGGGGTAGTATGGAACGTGAAGGATTCGGAAAAGATAAAAAGAAAAAGCAAAAAAAGAGAGTCAGGAAAGCAGAGACCGTTCATCAAATTAAAGAATCGATGAAACAGGAAAACCCAGATACTCTCGATACTTAA
- a CDS encoding alpha/beta hydrolase, with protein sequence MIQRFFFICFFVLSITSQGKGQDIKYQVQNNIPYYSGQEQDAYAKERCVLDIYYPENKKEFATVIWFHGGGITGGNKHIPQELKEKGICIVAANYRLHPKATCPKYIEDAASAVAWTFKNIEKYGGDTNLIFVSGHSAGGYLAAMVGLDKRWLKSHDIDADRIAGLVPFSGHTITHMTIRKERGISDKQPVIDEYAPLFHVRPDAPPLLLMTGDRELEMLGRYEENAYLMRMMKIAGHKHTILYEFDGYGHDMLTPAYPLLLEFIRKTVRNNSSK encoded by the coding sequence ATGATACAAAGATTCTTCTTCATTTGTTTTTTTGTCCTTTCAATTACATCGCAGGGTAAAGGACAAGATATAAAATATCAGGTACAAAATAATATACCATACTACAGTGGCCAGGAACAAGATGCTTACGCTAAAGAGCGCTGTGTGCTGGATATCTATTATCCTGAAAACAAAAAAGAATTTGCCACTGTTATATGGTTTCATGGTGGAGGAATCACAGGTGGCAATAAGCATATTCCACAGGAATTAAAAGAAAAGGGAATATGTATCGTTGCAGCCAATTATCGTCTGCATCCCAAAGCGACATGCCCTAAATATATTGAAGACGCGGCATCAGCAGTCGCATGGACTTTCAAAAACATTGAAAAGTACGGCGGTGATACGAACCTTATTTTCGTATCAGGACATTCGGCCGGAGGATATTTAGCTGCTATGGTCGGACTAGACAAAAGATGGCTGAAATCCCATGATATAGATGCGGATAGGATAGCCGGACTGGTCCCGTTTAGCGGGCATACCATCACCCATATGACCATTCGTAAGGAAAGGGGTATTTCCGATAAACAACCTGTTATTGATGAATACGCCCCGTTGTTTCATGTCCGCCCGGATGCTCCGCCATTATTGTTAATGACAGGCGACAGGGAGTTGGAAATGTTGGGAAGATATGAAGAAAACGCATACCTTATGCGCATGATGAAAATAGCCGGCCATAAGCATACGATACTATATGAATTTGATGGATACGGACACGATATGCTCACGCCTGCCTATCCTTTACTACTGGAATTTATCCGTAAAACGGTCCGGAATAATTCATCCAAATGA
- a CDS encoding deoxynucleoside kinase, whose protein sequence is MHIAIAGNIGSGKTTLTGLLSKHYGWEAHYENADDNPYLDDFYEDMQHWSFNLQVYFLNERFGQIQEIRKSGLTVVQDRTIYEDAYIFAANLHSMGLMSMRDYRTYRSLFDKMASFIQPPDLLIYLRASVPTLVRQIQKRGRAYESGIRLDYLSKLNDRYEKWINKYISGKVLVIDVDTIHFDEKPEDLNTIINRIDAQIHGLF, encoded by the coding sequence ATGCACATTGCGATAGCTGGAAATATTGGTTCCGGAAAGACCACCCTAACTGGATTATTATCCAAACATTACGGGTGGGAAGCTCATTATGAAAATGCCGATGACAATCCTTACCTGGATGACTTTTATGAAGACATGCAACACTGGTCTTTCAACCTGCAGGTTTATTTTCTGAATGAACGTTTCGGACAAATACAGGAGATTAGGAAATCGGGGTTAACGGTGGTGCAGGACCGCACCATCTATGAAGATGCATATATATTTGCAGCCAACCTTCATTCCATGGGATTAATGAGTATGCGGGATTACAGGACCTATCGTTCCCTTTTTGACAAGATGGCAAGTTTTATCCAACCGCCCGACCTGTTGATTTATCTCCGGGCATCAGTTCCTACTTTAGTCCGTCAAATACAAAAAAGAGGAAGAGCTTATGAAAGTGGCATCAGATTGGATTATCTCAGTAAACTGAACGACCGTTATGAAAAATGGATCAATAAGTATATCTCGGGAAAAGTACTGGTCATTGACGTGGATACCATCCATTTTGACGAAAAACCGGAAGATCTGAATACCATCATCAATCGCATAGATGCACAGATACATGGTCTTTTTTAA